One part of the Mytilus trossulus isolate FHL-02 chromosome 11, PNRI_Mtr1.1.1.hap1, whole genome shotgun sequence genome encodes these proteins:
- the LOC134690803 gene encoding acetylcholine receptor subunit delta-like, protein MKSTQLWIFISLFRVAILHRNTDVQSLLTQIFTNNSYNKLIRPSTDQSAPTEVDIRFNLYGINDVNEIDQKLITAGWLSIVWKDDLLTWTPASYNGLYILYLPQDNVWKPDISLQNGFSELEELGSKFIQVLVGSSGYLTWRPSQVFETRCNLDSKYFPFDEHKCDIIFVSWSHSSQDIVLTQTTNGIELSDGLESHGEWEITSSSATIEFDYMTSSVKFTIVIKRKPLYMILHIILPIILLALLDIFTFKIPADTGERLGYTITVWLSFAVFLTIVSDSLPQTSESVPIVSIYIIIQLLMGTLVVLISTVEAGLITNPDSVPVYKILRFIALRLRQNNVKSAEYTEPKIDSEIDSEIPEVKWKEAINALDTCLFYISMGIFLLTTIICLCIIAT, encoded by the coding sequence ATGAAGTCGACACAACTGTGGATATTTATCTCTCTGTTTAGGGTAGCTATATTGCACAGAAACACAGACGTTCAAAGCCTTCTCACACAGATCTTTACAAATAATAGCTATAACAAGTTGATACGGCCAAGTACCGACCAATCGGCACCAACGGAGGTTGATATCAGATTTAATCTTTATGGAATAAATGACGTAAATGAAATTGATCAAAAACTTATAACTGCAGGATGGCTGAGTATAGTTTGGAAAGACGATCTTTTAACATGGACACCAGCTTCTTATAATGGGTTATATATACTGTATTTACCGCAGGATAATGTATGGAAACCTGACATATCATTACAAAATGGATTTAGCGAGTTGGAAGAGCTAGGATCAAAGTTTATTCAAGTGTTAGTCGGTAGTTCTGGCTATTTAACGTGGAGACCTTCTCAGGTATTTGAAACTAGATGCAATttggattcaaaatatttccCTTTCGATGAACATAAGTGTGAcataatttttgtgtcatggagTCATTCATCTCAAGACATTGTTTTGACACAGACCACTAACGGTATAGAACTTTCTGACGGATTGGAGAGTCATGGTGAGTGGGAAATCACCTCCTCTTCTGCCACAATTGAGTTCGACTACATGACATCCAGTGTAAAGTTCACCATAGTAATTAAAAGAAAGCCTTTGTATATGATTTTACATATAATTCTACCAATTATTTTGTTGGCGTTGTTAGACATCTTTACTTTTAAGATTCCTGCGGATACTGGTGAACGTTTAGGCTACACAATAACTGTCTGGTTGTCATTTGCTGTATTTCTAACCATCGTCTCAGATTCTCTTCCCCAAACCTCAGAATCAGTTCCAATAGtatcaatttatattattatacaacTGCTCATGGGAACTTTAGTTGTTTTGATATCGACCGTAGAAGCTGGTCTAATTACAAATCCAGACAGTGTACCAGTGTATAAAATATTGAGATTTATTGCACTGCGGTTGCGTCAAAACAACGTAAAATCGGCGGAATATACAGAGCCGAAAATAGATTCAGAAATAGATTCGGAAATACCGGAGGTTAAGTGGAAAGAAGCAATAAACGCATTAGACACGTGTTTGTTCTATATAAGTATGGGAATCTTCCTTCTTACTACTATTATTTGCTTATGTATTATAGCAACATAA